A stretch of the Capsicum annuum cultivar UCD-10X-F1 chromosome 8, UCD10Xv1.1, whole genome shotgun sequence genome encodes the following:
- the LOC107840167 gene encoding chaperone protein DnaJ, with amino-acid sequence MDFTSALSQEFTSALSQEKPVNNFHFPQTLTAISTCSIGYGSLVVLPRRMAFSFSTNSFYFKKKERKHYKRALVKANRKESPYEVLGVSSSASADEIKRAYRKLALKYHPDVNKEHNAQEKFMRIKHAYSTLLNSKTRKRYDSTSDTSSYSYYSGAEQNRSTADEEYFYGFADFFKDLQEEFRNWEANVASAGKPKSLWEELAEIGEEFVEFLEKELKITNAEVKEESNNVRPQKGNEQAGTSGPDNAKQKRTDTNSSIEENINEIEAALAQLKKELGL; translated from the coding sequence AAAAGCCAGTTAACAATTTCCATTTTCCTCAAACCCTAACTGCAATATCCACTTGCAGTATCGGGTATGGCAGCCTTGTTGTACTACCTAGACGAATGGCCTTCTCATTTAGTACAAATAGCTTCTActttaagaagaaggagaggaaACATTACAAACGTGCATTGGTCAAGGCAAATCGAAAGGAGTCTCCTTATGAAGTTTTAGGTGTTTCTTCATCGGCGTCTGCTGACGAAATCAAAAGGGCCTATCGCAAACTTGCTCTCAAGTATCATCCTGATGTTAACAAAGAGCACAATGCTCAAGAAAAGTTTATGAGGATTAAGCATGCATACAGCACACTATTGAACTCCAAAACCAGGAAGAGATATGATTCAACAAGTGACACATCAAGTTATTCATATTATAGCGGAGCAGAACAAAATAGAAGTACTGCAGACGAAGAATACTTCTATGGCTTTGCAGACTTCTTTAAGGATCTCCAAGAAGAATTCCGGAATTGGGAGGCAAATGTTGCTTCTGCAGGAAAACCAAAGAGTTTGTGGGAAGAATTGGCGGAAATCGGAGAAGAATTTGTAGAGTTTTTAGAGAAGGAGCTTAAGATAACCAACGCAGAGGTAAAAGAAGAAAGCAACAATGTGAGGCCCCAGAAGGGCAATGAACAAGCTGGAACAAGTGGACCTGATAATGCAAAACAAAAGAGGACGGATACAAATAGCAGTATTGAGGAAAATATTAATGAGATTGAAGCAGCCCTTGCCCAATTGAAAAAGGAATTAGGTCTCTGA